One stretch of Desulfosoma sp. DNA includes these proteins:
- a CDS encoding efflux RND transporter permease subunit, which yields MTSLHLGLAGRVAKAFIDSKLTPLVILASLLLGLGAVLLLPREEEPQIVVPMLDIFVSMPGASAKEVEERVTKPMEKLLWEIPGVEYIYSTSSPERSFVIVRFKVGEDEEESIVRLNQKMFANFDLIPPGASPPLIKPRSIDDVPILALTLWSADLDAFALRRLAAQLHDHVKQVPNVSEVHIIGGQRRQIRVLPDPAKMAAHGVAADRLLHSLAGANRSLASGRMVSNNREILLDTGEFLRSAEDVGSLVVAVYEGRPVFLRDVAEVIDGPEEPADYVFFGGGPAFEGKPFQELFPAVTLSIAKRKGTNAIDVAHAVLKKIDSLKGRLIPPEVHVTVTRDYGETAKEKSDELLWHMTIAVISVTLLILATLGVRESGIVAIAIPVTLALTLTVFYLGGYTLNRVTLFALIFSIGILVDDAIVVVENIVRHYRMPHNRGRNPLEVAVEATAEVGNPTILATFAVIAAILPMAFVRGLMGPYMRPIPVGATAAMLFSLAVAFVVTPWASVRLLRPEVEAKHEAEGWTTRVYRRAMRPLIHEPFWRYGFLVFVVLLLLGAMSLVAFKAVRVKMLPFDNKSEFQVVIDMPEGSTLEQTAAATRHIAQVIAEAPETTHYQLYIGTAAPHNFNGLIRHYFLRRGPNVADIQVNLVPKGDRKAQSHDIAKRLRPAIQEVARLYGANVKVAEIPPGPPVLQTLVAEIYGPDETGRLAIARQVKEIFEKTEGVVDVDWYVEDDQSKFVLTVDKEKAALNGISTATIVETVTALIRGQGIGLAHMPEEKEDVPIWVQLPIALRSRLEDVLRIKVQGTEGRLVPLSALVQVREVVQDKSIHHKNLMPVVYVTGDVAGREESPVYAILKMNKALDKLVVPEGYRLERYVATLPLSTERYAMKWDGEWHITYEVFRDLGLAFAAVLVLIYILVVGWFQSFVTPLVIMAAIPFSLVGILPAHGLFGIFFTATSMIGFIAGAGIVVRNSIILVDFVELRLREGMPLEDAVVDAGAVRFRPMVLTATSLIVGAAPMLLDPIFQGLPLALMSGEVASLLLSRVAVPILYFLSRRRTA from the coding sequence TTCCACGTCCTCTCCCGAACGTTCTTTTGTCATCGTCCGCTTTAAGGTGGGAGAAGACGAAGAAGAGAGCATTGTTCGGCTCAACCAAAAGATGTTCGCCAATTTCGATCTCATTCCTCCTGGTGCCAGTCCGCCCTTGATCAAGCCTCGGTCTATCGATGATGTGCCCATTTTGGCTCTAACCTTGTGGAGTGCCGACCTGGATGCCTTCGCGTTGCGACGCCTTGCAGCTCAGCTTCATGACCATGTGAAACAAGTGCCCAATGTGTCCGAAGTCCATATCATCGGAGGACAGCGCCGTCAGATTCGAGTCCTTCCTGATCCAGCCAAGATGGCCGCCCATGGAGTGGCTGCCGATAGGCTTCTCCACAGCCTTGCAGGTGCCAATCGTTCGCTGGCTTCCGGCCGCATGGTTTCCAACAACAGAGAAATCCTTTTGGACACCGGAGAATTTTTGAGATCGGCGGAGGATGTGGGTTCTTTGGTGGTGGCCGTTTATGAGGGACGGCCGGTGTTTCTGAGGGATGTGGCCGAGGTCATTGATGGGCCAGAAGAGCCGGCGGATTATGTCTTTTTCGGAGGTGGTCCGGCTTTTGAGGGTAAGCCTTTTCAGGAACTTTTTCCTGCGGTGACTTTGTCTATTGCCAAGCGGAAAGGGACCAATGCCATCGATGTGGCCCACGCTGTCTTGAAAAAAATTGATAGTCTCAAGGGCCGTCTTATTCCCCCAGAAGTGCATGTGACGGTTACGAGGGATTACGGAGAGACCGCAAAGGAAAAATCTGATGAACTTCTCTGGCACATGACCATCGCGGTCATTTCCGTCACCCTATTGATTCTTGCAACCCTTGGGGTTCGGGAATCCGGTATTGTGGCTATTGCCATTCCCGTCACCTTGGCGCTAACGCTGACCGTGTTTTACCTCGGCGGTTATACGCTCAACCGTGTGACCTTGTTTGCCCTGATTTTTTCCATCGGTATTTTGGTCGATGACGCTATCGTGGTGGTAGAAAACATCGTGCGCCACTATCGCATGCCGCATAACCGGGGCCGCAATCCCTTGGAGGTGGCCGTGGAAGCCACAGCTGAAGTGGGCAACCCTACGATCTTGGCCACTTTTGCCGTGATTGCGGCCATTTTACCCATGGCTTTCGTGCGGGGCCTCATGGGGCCTTACATGCGCCCCATTCCGGTAGGAGCCACGGCGGCCATGCTGTTTTCTCTGGCCGTCGCGTTTGTCGTGACACCCTGGGCCAGTGTGCGCCTGTTACGCCCGGAAGTGGAAGCCAAGCATGAAGCCGAAGGCTGGACCACGCGTGTGTATCGCCGTGCCATGCGCCCTTTGATTCACGAACCTTTTTGGCGCTATGGTTTCTTGGTTTTTGTGGTGTTGCTGCTTTTGGGGGCCATGAGCCTGGTGGCTTTCAAGGCCGTGCGGGTCAAGATGCTACCGTTCGACAACAAGAGCGAATTTCAGGTGGTGATCGACATGCCTGAAGGGAGCACTCTGGAACAGACAGCGGCGGCCACACGTCACATAGCTCAGGTGATTGCCGAAGCCCCAGAAACAACGCACTATCAGCTTTATATCGGCACAGCGGCTCCTCATAACTTTAACGGGCTGATACGTCACTATTTTTTGCGTCGCGGTCCCAATGTGGCGGACATACAAGTGAACCTGGTGCCGAAGGGAGACCGAAAGGCTCAAAGCCACGACATCGCCAAAAGGCTGCGGCCTGCCATTCAGGAAGTGGCTCGACTTTACGGAGCCAACGTAAAGGTTGCAGAAATTCCTCCGGGACCTCCGGTGCTGCAGACTTTGGTAGCGGAAATCTACGGCCCTGACGAAACCGGCCGATTGGCTATAGCCCGACAGGTTAAGGAAATTTTTGAAAAAACTGAGGGTGTTGTGGATGTGGACTGGTATGTTGAAGACGATCAGTCCAAGTTTGTTCTCACTGTGGACAAGGAAAAAGCCGCTTTGAACGGAATTTCCACGGCAACCATCGTGGAGACAGTGACGGCTTTGATTCGAGGCCAGGGGATCGGCTTGGCTCACATGCCTGAAGAAAAGGAGGATGTGCCCATCTGGGTGCAATTACCCATAGCATTGCGTTCCCGACTGGAGGATGTGCTACGCATCAAAGTGCAGGGCACTGAGGGGCGTTTGGTCCCCTTATCGGCGCTGGTTCAGGTTCGGGAAGTTGTTCAAGACAAAAGCATCCATCACAAGAATCTAATGCCGGTGGTTTATGTGACCGGCGATGTGGCGGGTAGAGAAGAAAGCCCGGTGTATGCGATTCTGAAGATGAACAAGGCTCTCGACAAGCTGGTGGTGCCGGAGGGGTATCGCTTGGAACGTTACGTGGCGACACTTCCCTTGAGCACGGAACGTTACGCCATGAAGTGGGATGGTGAATGGCACATCACTTATGAGGTGTTTCGGGATTTGGGTTTAGCTTTCGCGGCGGTGTTGGTCTTGATTTACATTTTGGTGGTGGGTTGGTTTCAATCATTTGTAACGCCTTTGGTGATTATGGCTGCTATTCCTTTTTCATTGGTGGGGATTCTTCCGGCGCACGGCCTTTTTGGGATCTTTTTTACGGCCACGTCCATGATTGGTTTTATTGCTGGAGCCGGCATTGTGGTGCGCAATTCTATTATTCTCGTGGATTTTGTGGAACTACGCCTCAGGGAAGGCATGCCTTTGGAGGATGCCGTGGTGGATGCCGGAGCGGTCCGGTTTCGCCCCATGGTCCTCACGGCCACCTCCTTAATTGTGGGCGCTGCTCCTATGCTACTAGACCCTATTTTTCAGGGACTTCCTTTGGCTCTCATGTCCGGCGAAGTGGCTTCCCTTTTACTGTCCCGCGTGGCCGTTCCCATCCTCTATTTTCTAAGCCGCCGCAGAACGGCTTGA